A region of the Sphingomonas sp. S2-65 genome:
TCGTCCCAGGCCATCGGCGTGCGCACCGGATCGCGGCCAAGGCCGATGCCGGGTTCGCGCAACTCGCGGGGATCCTGGGTCTGGTCGGCGGGGATGGTGCCGTCTGCCATGCCGATCTCGTCGCCATAATAGAGCGTCGGGGTGCCACGCAGGGTGAGCAGCAGCATCGCGGCGACGCGCGCCTGTTCGGGGCCGAAGCGGGTCGCGGCGCGGGGGCGATCATGGTTGCCGAGCACCCAGTTCGGCCAGGCGGCTGCGGGCAGCGCTGCTTCGTACTCGGCGATGATCCTGGCGAGGTGCGGCGCGTCCCAAGGCGCGTCGATCAGCTGGAAATTGAAGGGGAGATGCACGCCGGGCGCCTGCGTGCCATAATAACGCATCAGTCGGTCGAGCGGCAGATAGATCTCGCCGATCAGCACCCGCTCGGGATAGACGTCGGCAAGGCTGCGCATGCGCTCGGCGATGCCGTGGACTTCCTCCTGATCGGTCGAGTGCAGCTGGAGGACGCTGAACATCTCGCCCATGCCAGGCGCGTAATCGGGGTTTGCGGGATTGTCGGGGAAGTCGGCGTGCTTGACCATGTGCCAGAGCACATCGATGCGGAACCCGTCGACACCGCGGTCGAACCAGAAGCGCATCGCATCGAGCATCGCCGCCTGCACCTCTGGATTGCGCCAGTTGAGGTCGGGCTGTTCCTTGAGGAAGGCGTGGAGGTAATATTGGCCGGTGGTCTCATCCCATTCCCAGGCCGAGCCGCCAAAGTCGCTGATCCAGTTGTTTGGCGGCGAGCCGTCGGGATTGGCGTCGCGCCAGATGTACCAGTCGCGCCTGGGATTGTCGCGCGAGGATCGGCTTTCGAGGAACCAGGGATGCTGGTCCGAGCTGTGGTTGGGGACGAAGTCTAGCAGCAGCTTGAGGCCGCGGTCGTGCGCGGCCTCGAGCAGCGCGTCGAAGTCCTCGATCGTACCAAAGCGCGGATCGATGCCGGTATAATCGGCGACGTCATAGCCGAAGTCCGCCATCGGGCTGGGGAAGATGGGCGAGATCCACACCGCGTCGACGCCGAGTTCGACCAGCGCGTCGAGCCGCGCCTCGATGCCGGGCAAGTCGCCGATGCCGTCGCCGTTCGAGTCCTGGAAGGAGCGCGGATAGATCTGGTAGATGACGCCGGATTGCCACCAAAGCGGGTCGGTCACCGGGTGATCCTTCCGATGCGAGAGGAAGTCAGCACCTTCTCACTTCTTCCGTCACCCTGGCCTTGTGCCGGGGTCCACCGTGCGGCGCGCGAGGGTGTGGCGGCGGGAGCACTTCCGGTGCGGCGCCGTGGGCCCCGGCACAAGGCCGGGATGACGGAAGAAAGAGGAAGTCTCACCGGAACCGCTCCTTCGGGATATGGCTGATGCGGCAGGCGAGGTCGGCCTCGCCGTGCGCGACGATATAGTGGTCGCCGGCATCGGCGATCCCTGTCGTGAACACGACCGGGGTGGGCAGGTACATCTGGTGGGCGATGTTGGCGGTGAGCGCGGGATCGGCTTCGTACAGCGGCGTCTGGTCCTCCAGGCGGAGAATGCGCGCGGGATCATCGCGGTCGAGCACCGCCCAGAAGCTGCGATAGACGCCGACCAGTCCCTGTTTCTCGACGCCGTGATAGATCATCATCCAGCCATCGTCGGTGAGGATCGGCGGGCTGCCGCCACCGATGCGCTGGGTGCTGGTGGTGCCTTTGCGCGCGCGGATGCCGGGGGTGTCGAGCGGCTTCCAATGCAGCCCGTCGGGGGACTGGGCCATGTTGATCGACGGACCGCCGAGCCATTCGCTGTCCTGCGGATAGGCGAAATAGACTTCGCCGAGTGGCCGGGTGAGCGCCATGTACTTGCCGCCGACCTGGCCTTCGAACAGCAGCATGTCCTTGTTCTGGTGGTCGAGCACGACGCCGAGCAGCGCGTAGTCGAGCCCGTTCGATGAGCGGTACATCGCGGTGCAGTGGCGTTCGGCCGAGACGCCGCAGACGGTCATCCACCAGGTATCGCCGATGCGGCTGATGCGGGCATCCTCGACGCCATAGTCGAGGAAGGACGCGGTCGGCTCGATCGCCTTGTCGTAGTGGATGCGCACGATCTCGCGGCCCTGCGCGTCGAGTTCGACAGGGAGCAACCAGGATAGCGAGGTGAGGCCGAGCAGGCGCGGGCTGCGGTCCTTCAAGGCGAACTGGCGGGGATCGTCGATGTGGAGGCCGTGCAGGGCATGGGCGTCGAGGACGTAGCCTTCAGGCGTCCAGCGGATTGCGCGGGCGCAGTCGCCTTGCACCGGGTCGCGCAACGCCTCGGCCACGCGCACCATCAGCAGCAGATTGCCGTTCGGCAGCCGGGTCAGGCCCGGGTTGAACGCGCCGAGCACATAAGTCGGCTCGGCGATCGAGCGGCGCAGCGGCGAACGGGAAAGGTCGACATCGTCCGGGCGGAAGATCAGATAATCGTCGCCTGCGGGCATGTGCCCTCCCCTCGTTCAGCAGCCGGTGATGCGGCTCTCGCCTCCTTCGAGGATGAAGCGGTTGCCACGGCGAACGTATCGCTCGGCGAACGAGTCGGTTCCTTTGTAGCGAACCGTGAAGCCGCGGTCGCGCCGCACATCGGTGATCGTGCCGCTATATTCCTCGCCCGCGGCTTCGGTCATGCCGCTGGTGTCGAAGGTGGTGGTGATGCTGGCAATCGCCGCGGGGCCGATCGGGCGAAGCTCGACCAAGTCGGTGAGGCCAACGGTGCAGCCCTGCCAGGTGCCACCGCCCTCCACGACGATCACCGGCAGATCGGTAAAGGCACCCGATACCGACCAGCGCGTGAGATTGCCGAAGCTGCCGCTCACCGCCGCGTCGGGATAGCTGTTGACCAGTGCGAAACGCTCTCCCTCCGGGCGCAGGTAATAAGCCGCGATTACGCCGGGCTCGCTGTGGCCGGCATCAGGAGTATGGCCGTGGCGCAGCAGCACCGGGCCGAACGGCGTGTCGACCAGCTTGTCGTCGCCGTCGAAGACATAGCTGTCGATCTTGGCCGGCACTACGGCGCGGGCGGCATCGAGCCGGGCGGGATCGTCCGCGGCGACCGTCGCCACGGAACTGGGTGCGGCGACCGGAGTCGCCTTGGCCGCCGGCTCGGCCTTTTTGTGCTTGGGCGCATAGTCTTCGGGCAGCGCGTTGCAGGCGGACAGCAGCGCCAAAACTCCACCGGCTGTGACAAGGCGGCTAGTCACGCGCCGTCCCGCAGCTGCACATGGTGGCGGATCACTTCGTCGATGATGAAGCGCAGGAATTTCTCGGAGAATTCCGGGTCGAGATCGGCATCCTTGGCGAGCGAACGCAGGCGCGCGATCTGCGCCTCTTCGCGCCCGGGATCGGCGGGCGCAAGCCCGGCCTGCGCCTTGTACTCGCCCACCGCTTGCGTGACCTTGAACCGCTCGGCGAGCAGGAAGACCAGCGCGGCATCGATATTGTCGATGCTCTGGCGAAACCGAGTAAGCGTGGCGTCCGGCATGTGATGGCCCTCCCCGGCCCCTTTCGCCCGAGGCACGCGGACGTGCAACCCCATCCACTTGCCTTTACGGCGGCAACAGGCCAGAGGCCCACCCATGAGCGCCACCATCCATCGCCTGGGCTCGCGCCCCGAGCCTTCGCTGGAACCCCTGCTCGGGCTGGTGGCCCATGACATGAACATGGTCAACGCGGTCATCCTTGACCGGATGCGCTCCGACATTCCGCTGATCCCCGAGCTCGCCGGGCACCTGATCGCGGGCGGCGGCAAGCGGATGCGACCGATGCTGACACTCGCGAGCGCGCAGCTGCTGGGCTTTACCGGCACGCGTCACCACGGGCTGGCGGCGGCGGTGGAGTTCATCCACACCGCCACCTTGCTGCACGACGATGTGGTCGACAGCTCGGACCTGCGCCGCGGCCGTCGCACCGCCAACATCATCTGGGGCAACCCGGCGAGCGTGCTGGTCGGCGATTTCCTGTTCTCCCGCTCGTTCGAGCTGATGGTCGAGAGCGGCAGCCTCAAGGCGCTCAAGGTGCTGAGCAACGCCAGCGCGGTGATCGCCGAGGGCGAAGTCAACCAGCTGACCGCGGTGCGGCGGCTGGACCTGTCCGAGCAGCGCTATCTCGACATCATCGGCGCGAAGACCGCCGCGCTGTTCGCCGCCGCCTGCCGGATCGCCGCGATCGTCGCCGAACGGCCCGAGACCGAGGAAGCGGCGCTCGACGCCTATGGCCGCAATCTGGGCATCGCGTTCCAATTGGTCGACGACGCGATCGACTATGTCTCCGACGCGACCACCATGGGCAAGGATGCGGGCGACGATTTCCGCGAAGGCAAGATGACCCTGCCGGTGATCCTGGCTTACGCTCGCGGCGACGAGGCGGCGCGCGGCTTCTGGAAGGAAGCGATCGCAGGGCGGCGGGTCGCGGACGAGGATTTCGCCGAGGCGGTGCGGCTGGTGCAGGCTAGCCGGGCGGTGGACGACACGCTGGCGCGGGCGCGGCATTATGGGCAACGGGCGATCGACGCGCTGGGCGGGTTCGCCAATGGCGCGGCCAAGGATGCAATGGTCGAGGCAGTCGAGTTCGCCGTGGCGCGGGCTTACTGACGCGACCGCGGCGCAGAATTCAGTACGCTTCGATGCTCCCTTACAGGGGAGGATCGAGGCTGCGGCAACCGGCCCGGCCTCTGCCGAAGGCCGGTTGCTCGCCTAAAAACGCCTTATTCCTTTTCTTCGGTATCCGCCTCATCCTCGTCGTCTACGCCGAGCATGTCCTCTTCGTCATTGTCGAGCTGTTCCTCGATCGCTTCGACGATCAGGTCGAGCTGCTCGTAGCTGGCGGTGAACTCCAACGTCTCGCCGTCGTCATCCTCGAGGTGGAGGACGTAATCGCCTTCCGCGTCGGTGGTGATGGTGAACTGTGCAAGTGTGCGTGCTGCCATGATGTTCGCTCCTATCCTTCGATTGCGCCCAACCCGGGTTCGCGCAATTGGTTGCGCACGATGAGCGAGACTCTGCCGATCCACGCCGTGTTGCCCGCGCTGCTCGACGCGCTGCGCGCCGGTTCGAACGCCGTTCTGGTCGCGCCGCCGGGTGCGGGAAAGACGACGGCGGTGGCGCCTGCGCTGTTGCACGAGCCATGGTGTACGGGCGAAGTGCTGCTGCTGTCGCCCAGGCGGCTGGCGGCGCGCGCGGCGGGCGAGCGGATGGCGGCGCTGGCGGGCGAGCCCGTGGGACGGACCTTCGGCTATGCGACGCGGATGGACGCCAAGCGATCAGCGGCGACGCGGGTTACGGTGGTGACCGAAGGCATTTTCGTGAACCGCATCCAGGGCGACCCCGAGCTGGCGGGTGTGTCGGCGGTGCTGTTCGACGAAGTGCATGAGCGCAGCCTGGACAGCGATTTCGGCCTTGCGCTGGCGCTGGACGCGCAAGCCGGGCTGCGTCCCGATTTGCGGCTGGTGGCTATGTCGGCGACGCTGGACGGTTCACGCTTCTCCGGGCTGATGGGCGGGGCGCCGGTGGTGGAGAGCGAAGGACGATCCTACCCGCTGACGCTGAAGCATATCGGCCGGGCGGCGGAAGCGCGCATCGAGGATTCGGTGGCGGCGGCGATCCGCACGGCCTTGCGTGAGGAAAAGGGCGGCATCCTCGCCTTTCTGCCTGGCGTGGCGGAGATCGAGCGCACGGCGGAGCGGCTGGACATTCCGCCAGGCGCGGTGCTGCACCGGCTGCACGGCAGCCTGGAACCGGGGGCGCAGCGCGCGGCGATCGCGCCGGATTCGGAAGGACGGCGCAAAGTGGTGCTGGCGACGTCGATCGCCGAAACTTCGCTGACGCTGGATGGCATTCGGGTGGTAGTGGATTCGGGGCTGGCGCGGCGGCCGCGCTACGACCGCGCCGCAGGGATGACGCGGCTGGTAACCGAGCGGGCGAGCCAGGCTTCGGCGACGCAGCGCAGCGGGCGCGCGGCGCGGCAGGGACCCGGCGTCGCCTATCGGCTGTGGGAGGAAGCGGCGACGGCAGGGCTGCCGCGCTTCGACCCGCCCGAAATATTGGAGGCCGATTTGTCGGCGCTGACGCTCGACTGCGCCTTGTGGGGCGTGAGCGATCCGCGCCAACTCGCCTGGCTCGATCCGCCGCACGAGGCTGCGGTGACCGAGGCGCGCGCGCGGCTTGGCGTGCTGGAAGCGCTGGACGGCGACGGGCGGCCGACCGAGCATGGCAAGGCAATCGCACGGATGCCGCTGCCGCCGCGGCTGGGGCATATGCTGGTGCGCGCGGGCGAAATGGGGTTGGCGCGGACGGCGGCGGAAGTGGCGGTGCTGCTCGGCGAACGTGGGCTGGGCGGGAACGATGCCGATCTAGAGGCGCGGCTGCGGCGCTGGCGGAGCGAGCGCGGGCAGCGTGCGGAGAATGGGCGCCGGCTGGCCGAGCGGTGGAGCAAATTGGCTCCCCTCCCTGCAAGGGAGGGGTCCGGGGTGGGCGCGCGATCCGAAGGAGAGCGCTTGACTGCACCCGCAGGAGGCTCGCTGCGCTCGCCACCCACCCCCAGCCCGTCCCTTGGAGGGAGGGGAGAAGGTGTCGCCACCTGCATCGCGCTGGCCTTTCCGGATCGCGTGGCGAAGCGGCGGGATGGATCGGGCGAGACCTGGGCGTCGGTGGGCGGGCGCGGGTTCAAGCTCGATCCGACCTCCTCGCTCGCGCGCGCCGAGTGGCTGGCGGTTGCAGAGACCCAGGGAATGGCCGCGGGCGCGAGGATCCTGTCGGCGGTCGAGATCGACTTCGCAGATATCGAAACCCTGTTCGGCGCGCGCACGGAGACACGGCGCAGTGTGCGCTTCGATCCCGCCACCGGCCGTACCGAGGCTATGCGCGAGCGGCGGCTGGGTACGATCCGGCTGTCGAGCGGGCCGGACTCGGCGGCCGATCCGACGGAGATCGAAGCGGCGTTGCTGGAAGGCGTTCGCGAGCATGGGCTGGCGCTGCTGCCCTGGTCGGAGACGGCGCAGGCGCTACGAACCCGCGCAGCCTATGGCGGCTATGACGCGCTGTCGGATGCCGCGCTGATCGAGAGCCTGGACGAATGGCTGACGCCGCTGCTGGCGGGCAAGCGGCGGCTGGACGCCGTAGCGGCGGAGGGGCTGACTCAGGCCTTGCAGAACTTGCTGGGCTGGGAGGGCCAGCGCACGCTCGACCGGCTGGCACCCGCACGGCTGGAGACGCCGGCGGGGTCGAGCCATGCGATCGACTATAGCGCGGAGGGCGGACCGCGCGTCGAGATGCGCGTCCAGGCGCTGTTCGGGCTGGCGACGCATCCGACGATCGGCGACGGCGTGCCGCTGGTACTGAGCCTGACCTCGCCCGCCGGGCGGCCGATCCAGACCACGCGCGACCTACCGGGCTTCTGGGCGGGGAGCTGGGCGGCGGTCGCCAAGGAGATGCGCGGTCGCTATCCCCGCCACCCATGGCCCGATGACCCAGCCAATGCATCGGCCACGCTGCGCACGAAAAATGCGGATGCAAGACGCGCTTCCGCGCGTTAGAGCGGGCGTGATCATTGGAGGCCCCAAGTGAAGACCGCTCGTATCTTTCAGCGTCCCAAGAACTCGATGCAGTCGGGGCGCTCGCGCCTGGACGTGTGGATGCTCGAGCTCGAGCCGCTCAAGGCCCAGGAAGCCGACCCGCTGACCGGCTGGAACGGTGGCGGCGATGTGTCGAACCAGGTGCGCATCACCTTCCCGACGCTGGACGAGGCGACCGCCTATGCCGAGCGTGAAGGCTATGCGTTCCACGTCGTGCCAGCCCCCGAGCGCAAGCTGAAGCTGCAGGCCTACGCGGATAATTTCCGGTAAGCTCTGATCTTCCCTTTTTGGGGAGGATCCGCGTTCTTCTTTCGTTTCCCCGCATTTGAGCCGGGTCCCGCTGCCTTAACCTGCAGAAGAAGCGGAATCCGGCTCAAGGCCGGGATGACACCGAATTTGCCTGAGCTTCATTGCTTGGGGCGTATACCTCTACAGGCTTCGCTAGTCCCCCTCCCCAGGGAGGATTTCAGAGGCGGAGCAGGTCGCCTGCAAGCAACAGCAGCATCTTCACGTCCATGCCGAAGCCTTCGGCGCGCTTCTGGGCGACGAACGTCGAGATCTCCGCCATCGGCACGCGGTGGACGTTGATGTCCTCCTCGTCGACGCCGCCGCCTTCGCCGATCTTCGACAAGCCGGTGGCGCGGACCAGGTAGAAGCTTTCGCT
Encoded here:
- a CDS encoding alpha-amylase family glycosyl hydrolase, which codes for MTDPLWWQSGVIYQIYPRSFQDSNGDGIGDLPGIEARLDALVELGVDAVWISPIFPSPMADFGYDVADYTGIDPRFGTIEDFDALLEAAHDRGLKLLLDFVPNHSSDQHPWFLESRSSRDNPRRDWYIWRDANPDGSPPNNWISDFGGSAWEWDETTGQYYLHAFLKEQPDLNWRNPEVQAAMLDAMRFWFDRGVDGFRIDVLWHMVKHADFPDNPANPDYAPGMGEMFSVLQLHSTDQEEVHGIAERMRSLADVYPERVLIGEIYLPLDRLMRYYGTQAPGVHLPFNFQLIDAPWDAPHLARIIAEYEAALPAAAWPNWVLGNHDRPRAATRFGPEQARVAAMLLLTLRGTPTLYYGDEIGMADGTIPADQTQDPRELREPGIGLGRDPVRTPMAWDDSPNAGFTTGTAWLPLHADWQTRNVAAQRSEAGSMWQLHHDLLALRRQHPALAVGDWHPVDAGGDLLAYERRHGDQRLLIVLNLGDQPQGFSIPEWAEGFTPLLSTRGGTPDPALLLPNEGLILA
- a CDS encoding glycosidase; this translates as MPAGDDYLIFRPDDVDLSRSPLRRSIAEPTYVLGAFNPGLTRLPNGNLLLMVRVAEALRDPVQGDCARAIRWTPEGYVLDAHALHGLHIDDPRQFALKDRSPRLLGLTSLSWLLPVELDAQGREIVRIHYDKAIEPTASFLDYGVEDARISRIGDTWWMTVCGVSAERHCTAMYRSSNGLDYALLGVVLDHQNKDMLLFEGQVGGKYMALTRPLGEVYFAYPQDSEWLGGPSINMAQSPDGLHWKPLDTPGIRARKGTTSTQRIGGGSPPILTDDGWMMIYHGVEKQGLVGVYRSFWAVLDRDDPARILRLEDQTPLYEADPALTANIAHQMYLPTPVVFTTGIADAGDHYIVAHGEADLACRISHIPKERFR
- a CDS encoding chorismate mutase, giving the protein MPDATLTRFRQSIDNIDAALVFLLAERFKVTQAVGEYKAQAGLAPADPGREEAQIARLRSLAKDADLDPEFSEKFLRFIIDEVIRHHVQLRDGA
- a CDS encoding polyprenyl synthetase family protein; the encoded protein is MSATIHRLGSRPEPSLEPLLGLVAHDMNMVNAVILDRMRSDIPLIPELAGHLIAGGGKRMRPMLTLASAQLLGFTGTRHHGLAAAVEFIHTATLLHDDVVDSSDLRRGRRTANIIWGNPASVLVGDFLFSRSFELMVESGSLKALKVLSNASAVIAEGEVNQLTAVRRLDLSEQRYLDIIGAKTAALFAAACRIAAIVAERPETEEAALDAYGRNLGIAFQLVDDAIDYVSDATTMGKDAGDDFREGKMTLPVILAYARGDEAARGFWKEAIAGRRVADEDFAEAVRLVQASRAVDDTLARARHYGQRAIDALGGFANGAAKDAMVEAVEFAVARAY
- the hrpB gene encoding ATP-dependent helicase HrpB — protein: MSETLPIHAVLPALLDALRAGSNAVLVAPPGAGKTTAVAPALLHEPWCTGEVLLLSPRRLAARAAGERMAALAGEPVGRTFGYATRMDAKRSAATRVTVVTEGIFVNRIQGDPELAGVSAVLFDEVHERSLDSDFGLALALDAQAGLRPDLRLVAMSATLDGSRFSGLMGGAPVVESEGRSYPLTLKHIGRAAEARIEDSVAAAIRTALREEKGGILAFLPGVAEIERTAERLDIPPGAVLHRLHGSLEPGAQRAAIAPDSEGRRKVVLATSIAETSLTLDGIRVVVDSGLARRPRYDRAAGMTRLVTERASQASATQRSGRAARQGPGVAYRLWEEAATAGLPRFDPPEILEADLSALTLDCALWGVSDPRQLAWLDPPHEAAVTEARARLGVLEALDGDGRPTEHGKAIARMPLPPRLGHMLVRAGEMGLARTAAEVAVLLGERGLGGNDADLEARLRRWRSERGQRAENGRRLAERWSKLAPLPAREGSGVGARSEGERLTAPAGGSLRSPPTPSPSLGGRGEGVATCIALAFPDRVAKRRDGSGETWASVGGRGFKLDPTSSLARAEWLAVAETQGMAAGARILSAVEIDFADIETLFGARTETRRSVRFDPATGRTEAMRERRLGTIRLSSGPDSAADPTEIEAALLEGVREHGLALLPWSETAQALRTRAAYGGYDALSDAALIESLDEWLTPLLAGKRRLDAVAAEGLTQALQNLLGWEGQRTLDRLAPARLETPAGSSHAIDYSAEGGPRVEMRVQALFGLATHPTIGDGVPLVLSLTSPAGRPIQTTRDLPGFWAGSWAAVAKEMRGRYPRHPWPDDPANASATLRTKNADARRASAR
- a CDS encoding NADH dehydrogenase ubiquinone Fe-S protein 4, which produces MKTARIFQRPKNSMQSGRSRLDVWMLELEPLKAQEADPLTGWNGGGDVSNQVRITFPTLDEATAYAEREGYAFHVVPAPERKLKLQAYADNFR